In Chloroflexota bacterium, the genomic stretch GCAGACCGCGGTTCAATAGTGCCGATGCAGCCGCGCAGAACGCCATGTTTGTGCAGCGAGACAAAGACCCCAGCTCGCTGCTGCATCTCTGGTGCCAATTCCTGAGGGGGGTGAATGATCTCGTGTCGGCGCACATAATGTTCAATTGTTTTTCTGGCCAATTCTACTATAGGATGATGCTCTTTTTCCATAGCTCTATCCCTCTATCCTTTGATCATTATAGCTAATGCGTCCGGGCAGTTCGTAATGATCATATCCACTTTCTGCCTTATCAGATATTGCCAATCCGAGACTGGATCTGGCGTCCACACATTGACCCGGTACCCCTTGCGCCTAGCCCAAAGTAGATAGTCATTTGTTACCATTGCATAGTGCGGGTGCAGCGCATCGGGATGGGCCATGGGACGCAGCCAGGCACGTCGCAGGTAGATGGGCAGATCATCTGCATATAGCAGCCCTGTATGCAAATCAGGGGCTAACTGTTTCACCCGCCGCAGTGCGAAGGGATTGAACGAAGAGAGCACCACATGCTGCTCTAACCTGTACTCACGCACTATGCTGATGACCTTTTCCTCCAGGCCATCTCCACGAATGCTCGTGCTCTTCAGTTCGATATTGAGCAGTATATCGTCACCCGCCCAGGCGACAACTTCACGCAGTGTAGGAATACGTTCGCCAGCAAACTCAGGGCTAAACCAGGAGCCAGCATCCAAGGCTTTCAGTTGAGCCAGAGTGAGCTCTCTCACTCGACCATGGCCATCCGTCGTTCGCTCCACGCTGAAATCATGGATGACTACGGGTTCACCATCAGCGCAGAGCATGATATCCAGCTCAACTCCGTCTGCTCCCATCTCGCAAGCTTTCTGAAAGGAAGCAATAGTATTTTCCGGTGCAGCTTTAGGTGCGCCACGATGCCCGAAATTCAATGGACGATCGCGGTAAGGGAATCCTGCTGGGGTCATGGTTCCTCCTATTCAGGGATCTGGCGCTCCGTCCATTCGAGAGGATTGACTAATATGCCACCGACACGCATTTCCCAATGGAGATGTGCACCGGTGGATAACCCGCTATTGCCCAGACGTCCTATAAGTTCGCCCTGTTTCACCTGTTGTCCTTCCTGGACGAGTATCTCCGAAAGGTGATAGTAGCCTGAATATACGCCCCATCCGTGATCTAATATGACCGCATTGCCGTGCACATTCAATGGGGCAGCCAGTGCCACTCGGCCGTTGTTGGCAGCTACAACCGGGGCACCTATTTCGCCTGCAATATCAATCCCGCCATGGAAGCTCGTGCTTCCATCATTGTAAGTCCGGCCGATGCCAAAGGGGGATGTGACCCGGCCAACGTGTGGCCAGATAAACACTCCTTGCCAGAACTGTTGAGGAGTAATGATGGCAAAAACTTGATTCAGGCGCTGAGCTTCCTCCTGCACTAATTGTGCATCTAGCAGGTTAACCCTGTCAGATGGGATCTGGATATACTCTTTGCCAATGTCCTCCCCTATCACCACAACACTCAGGGACACGGAGACGCTTGTGCCCATGCTATCTGCAATAGAAACTTGGATTGGATGAGTACCTACCGCACTTCCAACTGGTATGCCTACCAGAGCCCAAGCTCCACTTGTTCCTGGGATGAAGAACAAGCGTCGCTCATCCAAAACCGCATTGGTGATGATGCCGCGGTTGGCCGATATTTTGATCACCAGCGTGTGCCCCTGTTTGACCTGAGGTGGGTCCAGATTCACGGTCACATGCAGCGGCACAACCGTTGGTGTGGCAGTAGGGGTTGGCGTGGCTGTAGCAGTGACAGTGGGAGTAGGGGTGAGTGTATTGGTAGCAGTTGCGGTGAGGGTAGGGGTGGGAATGAAGGTAGGCGAAGGAGCTTGCCAAAGCGAAGTCACGACATCGCAGCCTGCAATAAGGAAAGCTGCCAATAGGGCCAGAGCGAAAGTTTTAGGTATCCTCGCCGTTGTGCGGGATTTCATCTACTCTTCCGATTTCGGCTTCAAAGCGGGGAATAGGATGACCTCGCGGATCGAGGGGTTATCGGTGAAAAGCATAGTCATGCGGTCAATGCCGAAACCAAGACCACCTGTAGGAGGCATGCCATATTCCATCGCTCGAATCCAATCCTCATCCATAGGATGTGCCTCTGCGTCGCCTTCTTCAAGTTGCCGTCCCTGCATTTCAAAACGCTCTCGTTGTTCTAGGGGATCGTTCAATTCGCTGAAAGCATTGCCGCATTCCAGTCCGCCCACGAAGAACTCGAAGCGCTCTACCAGCGTGGGTATATCTGGCTTTTTCTTGGCCAAGGGCGAGATGTCTAGAGGATAGTCCATAATAAATGTAGGCTGAATGAGCTTTGGTTCGACGTATTCTTTGAACAGTTCTTCTACCTGTTTCCCCCAGGTTGGTTTGGCGTCGAGTTCTAGGTTGCGCTCCTTTATTTGACGCCTCAAGGACGGCAGATCCGTGTAGATGGCGATGTCAATGCCTGTATTTTCTAGGATGGCTTCTCTCATGGGCCATCTCCGCCAAGGCGGAGTCAAGTCCACTTCATGCCCTTGGTAGGTGATGGTTGCTGTGCCCATTACCTCGCGGGCTACGGCGTGCCATAGCTCTTCGGTAAGGCGCATCATGTCATGGTAATCTGCATAAGCTTGATAAACCTCGATCTGCGTGAACTCGGGATTGTGCTTTGTAGAGATGCCTTCATTGCGAAAGTCACGGCCGATCTCATAGACTCGTTCTAGCCCGCCAATGATAAGGCGTTTGAGATAAAGCTCATCCGAGATGCGCAGATAAAAGTCGCAGTCCAAAGCATTGTGGTGCGTCACGAATGGGCGAGCTGCCGCACCACCGTAGATAGGCTGCAGGATGGGCGTTTCCACCTCTAGGAAACCACGTTCGTCCAGAAAACGCCGTATGGCTGATACCATGCGTGTGCGAGTGATGAAAGTGCGGCGTACACGCTCATTGGCGAGCAGGTCCAAGTAGCGTTGTCGGTAGCGCAGCTCAACGTCCGTCAGGCCGTGCCATTTTTCTGGAAGGGGACGCAGCGCTTTGGCCAGCATTTGAAAAGATTTGACTTGGATAGTGATCTCACCTGTTCTGGTGCGGAATACTGGCCCTTTAACGCCAATAAAATCACCCAGGTCAAACATTTTCAGGAAGAACTCGTAAGCTTGCTCTCCCACTTCATTCTGACGCAGGTAAATCTGCATACGGCCGCTGCCATCCATGATATGAGCAAAAGTGGCCTTGCCCATCACTCGGATGGACATGATGCGCCCTGCTGTACATACTGTTGGGGGTTCGGCTGCTCCTTCACTAGCGGCAAAAGCTTGCAACGCTTGGGCTACGGAATGGGTACAAGAGAAACGCGCCGGATAGGGGTCAATTCCTGCAGCGCGCAAAGCAGTCAGCTTTTCCAGCCTCTGCTCTCGTTGGTCGCTTGTATCAGGCACGATGTATCTCCTATGCTAGCCAATGGCGAGAATCTCGAACTCGATAGGGCCGTCAGGGGTTTGCACCGTAATCCAATCACCTACCCGGTGTCCCAGCAAAGAGCGACCTAGAGGCGATTCGTCTGAGATGCGGCCTTGACGTGGATCTGCCTCGGCTGGCCCAACGATATGGTAGATCTCAGGGCTACCGCCTTTTTCCATTACGGTGACCCGGCTGCCAAGGCAGACTACATCTCCCTGTCCGGGCTCTTCAATGATCTGGACCTGGTTCAAAAGGGCTTCCAGTGTCATGATGCGGCCCTCAACGAAGGCTTGCAGGTTTTTGGCCTCGTCATAGCCAGCGTTCTCCATAATGTCGCCGCCTTCCTTAGCCTCATGGATTTGCTTGGCTATTTCAGGGCGGCGTACGGTACGCAAGTA encodes the following:
- a CDS encoding glycerophosphodiester phosphodiesterase, translated to MTPAGFPYRDRPLNFGHRGAPKAAPENTIASFQKACEMGADGVELDIMLCADGEPVVIHDFSVERTTDGHGRVRELTLAQLKALDAGSWFSPEFAGERIPTLREVVAWAGDDILLNIELKSTSIRGDGLEEKVISIVREYRLEQHVVLSSFNPFALRRVKQLAPDLHTGLLYADDLPIYLRRAWLRPMAHPDALHPHYAMVTNDYLLWARRKGYRVNVWTPDPVSDWQYLIRQKVDMIITNCPDALAIMIKG
- a CDS encoding M23 family metallopeptidase, giving the protein MKSRTTARIPKTFALALLAAFLIAGCDVVTSLWQAPSPTFIPTPTLTATATNTLTPTPTVTATATPTPTATPTVVPLHVTVNLDPPQVKQGHTLVIKISANRGIITNAVLDERRLFFIPGTSGAWALVGIPVGSAVGTHPIQVSIADSMGTSVSVSLSVVVIGEDIGKEYIQIPSDRVNLLDAQLVQEEAQRLNQVFAIITPQQFWQGVFIWPHVGRVTSPFGIGRTYNDGSTSFHGGIDIAGEIGAPVVAANNGRVALAAPLNVHGNAVILDHGWGVYSGYYHLSEILVQEGQQVKQGELIGRLGNSGLSTGAHLHWEMRVGGILVNPLEWTERQIPE
- the lysS gene encoding lysine--tRNA ligase, producing MPDTSDQREQRLEKLTALRAAGIDPYPARFSCTHSVAQALQAFAASEGAAEPPTVCTAGRIMSIRVMGKATFAHIMDGSGRMQIYLRQNEVGEQAYEFFLKMFDLGDFIGVKGPVFRTRTGEITIQVKSFQMLAKALRPLPEKWHGLTDVELRYRQRYLDLLANERVRRTFITRTRMVSAIRRFLDERGFLEVETPILQPIYGGAAARPFVTHHNALDCDFYLRISDELYLKRLIIGGLERVYEIGRDFRNEGISTKHNPEFTQIEVYQAYADYHDMMRLTEELWHAVAREVMGTATITYQGHEVDLTPPWRRWPMREAILENTGIDIAIYTDLPSLRRQIKERNLELDAKPTWGKQVEELFKEYVEPKLIQPTFIMDYPLDISPLAKKKPDIPTLVERFEFFVGGLECGNAFSELNDPLEQRERFEMQGRQLEEGDAEAHPMDEDWIRAMEYGMPPTGGLGFGIDRMTMLFTDNPSIREVILFPALKPKSEE
- the greA gene encoding transcription elongation factor GreA — translated: MTEKPTYLTAEGKRKLEQELEYLRTVRRPEIAKQIHEAKEGGDIMENAGYDEAKNLQAFVEGRIMTLEALLNQVQIIEEPGQGDVVCLGSRVTVMEKGGSPEIYHIVGPAEADPRQGRISDESPLGRSLLGHRVGDWITVQTPDGPIEFEILAIG